In Pseudobdellovibrio exovorus JSS, the genomic stretch TTCCTATTTCGGCTGGCGAATATATGGATCTAACGAGCTTTCGACAGGAGTCCGATTACGAAGATGGTCGCCGCCCCAGCCATGTATCATCCTCTACACCTACGCAAGACTCTGTTCGCCGTGATTTTACCATCAATGCTCTTTTTTGGGATGATGAGGGTGACCGCATTGTCGATTATCAAGGTGGTAGGGGTGATATTGAATTAAAGGCTTTAAGGTGTGTCGGCGATGCCAATACACGTTTTTCCGAAGACTATTTGCGCATACTCAGGCTCTTGCGCTTTGAAGCTGTATTGGGGTTTCAAGTAGAAGAAAAAACCTACCATGCGGCGTTGCGGGCGGTGAGCGGCATTAGCCGTATCAGTGGTGAAAGAATTTGGGCTGAACTGAAAAAGATAGAGGGCATTAAGCCGCAGAATGGGAACCTAGATAAGGCATGGCGGAATGTTTTATCACAGGAATTAGGGCAAGAAATTTTTAAGAGTATTTTGAATCCATGTTCTTTGAATATGGAAAGAGTTCTTACGGCAAAACATCGCCTAGATTTAATGGTGGCTTTATACCTGCTGGCTGAACAAGAAGACCTATCTGGAGTTTTAAAAAGCAGATTGAAGTTATCACGAGATGAATTGAAAGAGTATCAACGAACGACTCATTTGCTTGGTGATTTTTCCAAAAAACAATTGGAAGAGTGGGCCTATGAATTTGAAAAAGATGAATTACTTTTTCAAAGAGCTAAGCAGCTCGCAGAGCAGGGTTGGATAGACGAAAATCTTATTTTGAGTGCTGAAAAAATGCTGAAAAATCACTCGGAACCTCTGCTTTTGGCTAAGGAAATGTTGGATTTGATACCTGCACCGAAGATTGGTTTGGAACAAAAAGAGATCAGAGTTCTACAGATGAAGGGCGAGTTGAAAGATCGAGCTGCGGCTTTGGTCTATTTGAAGAAAAAATACGCAAAAATTTAAAGAAAAACTTAGACCAAGAGCGAGGCTTTTTAGGTTAAAACAAACCTATTAATTCTGAGGTTTTTTAATCTTTTTGTGCTTTTTACTTAAGTCGGTCCAGTTTTTTTAAAAAAGAAGGTCAAAGGTATTGCGTTCTGGACAAAGTGTTGTCAGACTTAGATCAGGTTGTTGTTGTTCTGCTCGAAGCAAACATTAAGACTAAGGATTGTCTGGTCTGTTTTTAGCGAACACTAAAAGATAAAAACAAAAACAATTAGCAGGAGGAGCAAGGATGCTCAGAGACATATTAATCCAAAAGGGTCTTTCTAATCGTGAAGCTGAAGTTGCAGAACTAGTTTCTAAAGGGCTTTCTAACAAGGAAGTTGCCAATCAACTTTTCGTAACTGAAAAAACAGTTAAGTTTCATTTAACAAACATCTATAAAAAAATGAACGTGAAATCTCGCGCTCAATTGATCGTTTGGTGCCTTCCTCATCTTGGTTTTGTTGAAAGTGAAGCACGTGTTGAAGCATCTCAGCCTGCTGGAGCAACTGCTTACAATACGCAAGCTGCTACTAACACAATTCCTGCTGGCAACACGACAATCACATTACCAGGCGTTGGTAACTTCGGCCGCGGTAATTCTGATTTAGGTGTTTAGTTTTAAATTCTAAATAATGAATTAAGGGTCATCACAATATGGAAAAGAGCAAATCAGTTAGCTCCTCTCAGGTTGTGATGACCCAACTTGTTTTACCTTCCCACACAAACGCACTGGATACCGTCTTTGGCGGAACAGTGATGTCTTGGATCGATATCTCAGCTGCCATCGCAGCACAACGTCACGCTGGAAAAAATGTAGTTACTGCAAGCATAGATCGCCTAAGTTTTATTGCGCCAATTAAAAAAGGTTGGGTGGTGAACTTAAAGGCCTCTGTTAACTTTGCCTCTCGTACTTCTATGGAAGTTGGGGTTAGAGTTGATGCGGAAAACCCAAATACATCGGAAATGTTTCATACGGCTTCGGCGTACTTAACTTTTGTTGCTATTGGATCGGATGGAAAACCAAGTCCTATCCCAGCAATTGTTCCAGAAGATGATACAGAAAAAAGAAGATTTGATGCGGCTATTCGCCGTCGTCAAGCTCGTCTGAACGATAAAGCGTCGACTTAAGCTCAATCAATTATTTTACTAGGAAATCTTTCCACTTATTCAGTAGGGTAGGCGTCATCATTGCAACGCAAATAGTGCCTTCAGTTGCGGCCTCTTTACGTAGAATTTTAGCTTCACGTCCTAAATCATATAATCTGTATTCATTAACGCGGTCGAAGTAAAGCTCCACTTGGCTTTGCATTTCATTAATGGTGTCAGCCATGATCTTTTTGAGTTGTTCAAATCCCTGTCCAGTCAAGGCGCTGACGAAAACACGCGGAAAGTGTTTCACGCGGAATTGACGTTCGACAGGGGCAATATCCACTTTATTGAAGATGTGAATAATTTTTTTATCTTCCCATTTGAACTCTTTAATAAGGTCCTCAACGACTTCGATCTGGCGTTCCATATTAGGAGACGAAAGATCTACCACATGTAATAAGATATCAGCTTCAGCAGACTCTTCTAATGTGGCTTTAAAAGCTTCGATAAGTTGCGGAGGAAGCTTGCGGATAAATCCCACCGTATCGGTGACAACAGCAGGCGGTCCTTCATCCAAGAAGACTTTGCGTGTTGTCGGGTCAAGTGTGGCGAAAACCATGTTTTTAGCTAAAACCTGTGAACCTGTTAGACGATTTAATAAAGAGCTTTTTCCTGAGTTGGTGTAACCGATAAGAGCAAAGCTCGGGACTTCGTTTCTTTTTCTAGACTGACGATGTTGGGCGCGCTGCTGAGATACTTCTTCAAGTTTCTTTTTGATCAGGGCTACTTTTTCTTTTGCGCGTCTGCGATCGTTTTCAAGTGCGGTTTCACCAGGGCCTCTGGTTCCAATACCGCCACCAAGGCGGGAAAGCGAGTCATGCCATGCGCCGATCATGCGAGGCATTTGATCTAAGAGCTGGGCGAGCTCGACTTGTAGTTTTCCTTCGTATGTACGGGCTCGTTGAGCGAAAATATCTAGAATTAACTGCGAGCGATCCAGAATCTTACAGCCAATTTGTTCCTGTAAGTTACGTGTTTGGATTCCAGAAAGTTGATGGTCAACAATCACTAACTGGGCATTGCTTTCAGCGACCATCTCTTTGATTTCTTGAACCTTGCCGCTTCCGATAAGAGTACTGGGATTCCACTGAGGTAAGACTTGAACGGTTGAGCCAATGACTTCGCCACCGGCTGCGCCAACAAGTTCTTCTAACTCACAAAGGTTTTCTTTGATCTCAGTAATCGGATCGGATTTTAATCCGACTCCGACGACGATCACCTTATCTTTTTCGTTAATTCTGACTTGATTCAATGTTTTTTGTTTCTCCAGTCAGTGATGAATTGAGACTCTAAAGCCGTTAATACAACCGAGCTAAATATCGTTTCAACAGTAGTAGTACGTTGCAGAACATTGGCTGCGCGGCGGGATCCTAATAGGAATGGACCTAGAACCTCTACCTTTCCGATTTGTTGCAATAACTTATAAGAGATATTCGCGCTTTCCAAGTTAGGGAAAACTAAAATATTGGCTTCACCCTTTAAGTCAGAAAAAGGGAAGATACGCTGTTGGATCTCTGAATTAATGGCAGTATCGGCTTGCATGTCGCCATCAATAGAAAGATCAGGTCGTAGTTTTTTAGCTAACTCGGCGGCTTTTTTCATTTTTGCAGGTGTGCCATCGGCTCCACTAAAGTTTGAAAAACTCAACATCGCGATGCGAGGTTTTTGTCCGAAGTACTCAGCTACTTGCGCTGTTTGTACGGCGATACGAGCTAACTGTTCCGCTGTTGGATTGAAGTTAACAGTCGTGTCTGCAAAGAAAAGCAGTTTATTATCTGCAAGAACGATGTTTAAGCCTGCAGGTACGGCGTCTTTTGCTAAACCTACAGTATGAAGAATAGGTTTCACTGCATCTGCGTAGTTTGTAGCGGCACCATTGATCATGCCATCCGCATCACCGCGGTCGATCATCATCGAAGCAAAATAATTCGGATCGCTCATCAGGCGCTCAGCTTCTTTTGTTGTGATGCCTTTACGTTGTCTGCGTTTATAAAGCTCTTCTACATAGAGTGGAAATTTAGGATCGTTGGAATGATCTAAGATTTCGACATCTGTTAAATCGATATCATGTGACTTCGCTTTTTGTTTAATTTGCTCTGGATTGCCAATAACAACTGGACGGCAAATTTTTTCTTCAATACAAGTGCGAATCGCCATTAAAATTTTAGAGCTAGTTCCTTCAGGGAAAACTATTTTGGGTAAGTAACCTAGGCGCTCCGCATTTTCGTGTACGCGGTGAACGGCAGAGCGAATAAACACTTTTTGAGGACCTTGAATAGACTCTAATTGATCGCGGTATGCATTCCAATCTGCAATTGGTTTTTGAGCCACTTTTGAATCCATAGCGGCCTTAGCCACAGCAGGGGCTACCCACATTAACACACGCGTATCAAATGGTTTCGGAATAAGGTACTCGCGACCAAATTTGAATTTTTGTCCACCATAAGAAGCTGATACATTGTCAGGAACTCCTTGGCGTGCTAGTTGAGCTAACGCGTGACAAGCCGCTAGTTTCATCTCTTCATTGATTTGAGTTGAACGTGTATCTAAAGCCCCTCTGAAAATAGATGGGAAACCTAATACGTTATTAACTTGGTTCGGGTAATCCGAGCGACCAGTGGCTACAATCGCATCAGGACGTGCCGCGCGCGCCTGTGCTGGAGTGATTTCTGGATCAGGGTTGGCCATGGCGAAGATAATAGGATCTTTAGCCATTACCTTGATCATTTCACCTGTAACAGCACCGGCCACGGATAGACCGACAAATACATCAGCACCATTTAGAGCATCTGCAAGAGTGCGTTTTTCAGTCGAGTTCGCAAATTCCTCTTTGTATTTGTTCATC encodes the following:
- a CDS encoding CCA tRNA nucleotidyltransferase, giving the protein MSAIVKNHRLYSIFRGIKDRLHQHQFVCWIAGGAVRDFLLDRQVADFDLVTDATTEVLKKIFPEALLVGESFGVLKIPISAGEYMDLTSFRQESDYEDGRRPSHVSSSTPTQDSVRRDFTINALFWDDEGDRIVDYQGGRGDIELKALRCVGDANTRFSEDYLRILRLLRFEAVLGFQVEEKTYHAALRAVSGISRISGERIWAELKKIEGIKPQNGNLDKAWRNVLSQELGQEIFKSILNPCSLNMERVLTAKHRLDLMVALYLLAEQEDLSGVLKSRLKLSRDELKEYQRTTHLLGDFSKKQLEEWAYEFEKDELLFQRAKQLAEQGWIDENLILSAEKMLKNHSEPLLLAKEMLDLIPAPKIGLEQKEIRVLQMKGELKDRAAALVYLKKKYAKI
- a CDS encoding helix-turn-helix domain-containing protein is translated as MLRDILIQKGLSNREAEVAELVSKGLSNKEVANQLFVTEKTVKFHLTNIYKKMNVKSRAQLIVWCLPHLGFVESEARVEASQPAGATAYNTQAATNTIPAGNTTITLPGVGNFGRGNSDLGV
- a CDS encoding acyl-CoA thioesterase — translated: MEKSKSVSSSQVVMTQLVLPSHTNALDTVFGGTVMSWIDISAAIAAQRHAGKNVVTASIDRLSFIAPIKKGWVVNLKASVNFASRTSMEVGVRVDAENPNTSEMFHTASAYLTFVAIGSDGKPSPIPAIVPEDDTEKRRFDAAIRRRQARLNDKAST
- the hflX gene encoding GTPase HflX is translated as MNQVRINEKDKVIVVGVGLKSDPITEIKENLCELEELVGAAGGEVIGSTVQVLPQWNPSTLIGSGKVQEIKEMVAESNAQLVIVDHQLSGIQTRNLQEQIGCKILDRSQLILDIFAQRARTYEGKLQVELAQLLDQMPRMIGAWHDSLSRLGGGIGTRGPGETALENDRRRAKEKVALIKKKLEEVSQQRAQHRQSRKRNEVPSFALIGYTNSGKSSLLNRLTGSQVLAKNMVFATLDPTTRKVFLDEGPPAVVTDTVGFIRKLPPQLIEAFKATLEESAEADILLHVVDLSSPNMERQIEVVEDLIKEFKWEDKKIIHIFNKVDIAPVERQFRVKHFPRVFVSALTGQGFEQLKKIMADTINEMQSQVELYFDRVNEYRLYDLGREAKILRKEAATEGTICVAMMTPTLLNKWKDFLVK
- a CDS encoding NADP-dependent malic enzyme, whose product is MTEKLSDKSPTDNSAFEKEALEFHQKGRPGKIEVVSTKDCNTEKALSLAYSPGVAVPCKVIAKNPEKVFDYTSKGNLVAVISDGTAVLGLGNIGPLASKPVMEGKGILFKNFAGIDVFDIEVKSSSPAEFINAIKTLEPTFGGINLEDIKAPECFEIEETLKKEMNIPVFHDDQHGTAIVSGAALINATHIVGKKLSEINLVVNGAGASAIACTKIFISLGVKKENVLMCDSSGVIYKGRTQGMNKYKEEFANSTEKRTLADALNGADVFVGLSVAGAVTGEMIKVMAKDPIIFAMANPDPEITPAQARAARPDAIVATGRSDYPNQVNNVLGFPSIFRGALDTRSTQINEEMKLAACHALAQLARQGVPDNVSASYGGQKFKFGREYLIPKPFDTRVLMWVAPAVAKAAMDSKVAQKPIADWNAYRDQLESIQGPQKVFIRSAVHRVHENAERLGYLPKIVFPEGTSSKILMAIRTCIEEKICRPVVIGNPEQIKQKAKSHDIDLTDVEILDHSNDPKFPLYVEELYKRRQRKGITTKEAERLMSDPNYFASMMIDRGDADGMINGAATNYADAVKPILHTVGLAKDAVPAGLNIVLADNKLLFFADTTVNFNPTAEQLARIAVQTAQVAEYFGQKPRIAMLSFSNFSGADGTPAKMKKAAELAKKLRPDLSIDGDMQADTAINSEIQQRIFPFSDLKGEANILVFPNLESANISYKLLQQIGKVEVLGPFLLGSRRAANVLQRTTTVETIFSSVVLTALESQFITDWRNKKH